One genomic region from Homalodisca vitripennis isolate AUS2020 chromosome 6, UT_GWSS_2.1, whole genome shotgun sequence encodes:
- the LOC124364231 gene encoding bublin coiled-coil protein-like, which yields MKSNTTKPTENSAEDNNEEMEMEEETEEQEQEYETLNSKIDQLNLVLDVLERKNDDIQAQLVALLKSSREEREKQQPSGEKPTS from the exons ATGAAGTCAAATACTACCAAACCGACTGAAAATAGTGCTGAAGACAACAATGAAGAAATGGAGATGGAAGAGGAAACTGAAGAACAAGAACAAG AGTACGAAACATTGAATTCCAAAATCGACCAACTGAATTTGGTTCTTGACGTGTTGGAGAGGAAGAACGACGACATTCAGGCGCAGTTGGTGGCACTCCTCAAGTCTAGCAGAGAGGAAAGAGAGAAACAACAGCCGAGCGGAGAGAAGCCAACGTCATAG